One genomic window of Micropterus dolomieu isolate WLL.071019.BEF.003 ecotype Adirondacks linkage group LG06, ASM2129224v1, whole genome shotgun sequence includes the following:
- the wdr47a gene encoding WD repeat-containing protein 47: MTAEETINVKEVEMIKVILDFLNSRKLHISMLALEKESGVINGLYSDDMLFLRQLVLDGQWDEVLQFIQPLECMDKFDRKRFRYIILKQKFLEALCVNNAMSAEDEPQHLEFTMQEAVKCLHALEEFCPSKDDYSKLCLLLTLPRLTNHAEFKDWNPSTARVQCFEEACTMVAEFIPADRKLSEAGFKASRDRLFQLLLKGVLYECCVEFCQSKATGEEITESEVLLGVDMLCGNGCDDLDLSLLSWMQNLSQTVFSCAFEQKQLNIHVDRLVKPAKTGYADLLTPLISKLSPYPSSPLRRPQSADTYMSRSLNPALDGLSYGLSGQDKRASGGEVVPGKGVSPMSHSFANFHYPGAGGQSLSRSLMMESSDCHSIFEESPETSRTDTPVDKMMSSGGAQNLRPASAPGEDAPSAGPADKNELRDSTEKYEEFYRQRLRVQQHLEQKQQQRQMYQQMLLEGGVQQEPPPSEMQHSLTEKFLNRSIQKLEELNVGMEDLGEEVKSLAQQCNGNGNTPSAEDNNNPPSVTPDQTRTRGGGVLSSTPQHTTGGHTVLPPDESPVKSQSEQKHKGGQQDDSPGSLSRSKEGDKPKNLFVPVHTLEDTQAVRAVAFHPSGALYAVGSNSKTLRVCAYPETLDPSGSSPIKQPVVRFKRNKHHKGSIYCVAWSHCGQLLATGSNDKYVKVLPFSAETCNATGPDLEFSMHDGTIRDLAFMEGPESGGAILISAGAGDCNIYTTDCQRGQGLHALSGHTGHILSLYTWGGWMIASGSQDKTVRFWDLRVPSCVRVVGTAFHGSGSPVASVAVDPSGRLLATGQEDSACMLYDIRGGRIVQVYRPHTSDVRSVRFSPGAHYLLTGSYDTKVMVTNLQGDLTKQLPQTVVGEHGDKVIQCRWHTQDLSFLSSSADRTVTLWTHNP; this comes from the exons ATGACAGCGGAAGAAACCATAAATGTGAAGGAGGTGGAGATGATCAAGGTGATCCTGGACTTTCTCAACTCCAGGAAGTTGCACATCAGCATGCTGGCTCTGGAGAAGGAGAGTGGCGTCATCAATGGGCTCTACTCAGACGACATGCTCTTCCTCAG gcAACTGGTGCTCGATGGCCAGTGGGATGAGGTCTTGCAGTTCATTCAGCCATTGGAGTGCATGGATAAGTTTGACAGAAAAag GTTTCGCTACATCATCCTCAAACAGAAGTTTCTGGAGGCTCTGTGTGTGAATAACGCCATGTCTGCAGAAGATGAGCCACAGCAT ttggAGTTCACCATGCAGGAAGCAGTCAAGTGTCTCCATGCCCTGGAGGAGTTCTGCCCCTCTAAAGATGACTACAGCAAACTGTGTCTGCTCCTCACGTTGCCTCGCCTCACAAACCATGCGGAGTTCAAG GATTGGAACCCGAGTACAGCCAGGGTGCAGTGTTTTGAGGAGGCGTGCACCATGGTGGCGGAGTTCATCCCTGCAGACAGGAAACTGAGTGAAGCAGGATTCAAGGCCAGTAGGGATCGACTCTTCCAGCTGCTCCTCAAAGGAGTCCTCTATGAGTGCTGTGTGGAGTTCTGCCAG agcAAGGCGACAGGTGAGGAAATCACAGAGAGTGAGGTTCTCCTTGGTGTTGACATGCTGTGCGGTAACGGATGTGACGACCTGGACCTGTCCCTGCTCTCCTGGATGCAGAACCTCTCCCAGACCGTCTTCTCCTGTGCCTTCGAACAGAAGCAGCTCAACATCCACGTGGACCGCTTGGTCAAGCCCGCAAAGACCGGCTACGCTGACCTCCTCACCCCGCTCATCAGCAAACTGTCTCCTTACCCCTCCTCCCCACTGCGCCGCCCCCAGTCTGCTGATACCTACATGTCGCGCTCCTTGAACCCAGCGTTGGACGGGTTGTCTTACGGGCTGTCCGGCCAGGATAAGAGAGCTAGTGGTGGGGAGGTAGTGCCTGGTAAAGGGGTCTCTCCCATGTCCCACTCCTTTGCCAACTTCCATTACCCCGGAGCAGGAGGGCAGAGCCTGAGCAGGAGTCTCATGATGGAGAGCTCTGACTGCCACAGCATCTTTGAGGAATCCCCTGAAAC GTCAAGGACAGACACACCTGTGGATAAGATGATGAGTTCAGGTGGAGCTCAGAACCTGCGTCCTGCCTCAGCTCCAGGTGAGGATGCACCATCAGCTGGCCCTGCTGACAAGAATGAG CTTCGCGACTCAACAGAGAAGTATGAGGAGTTCTATCGGCAGCGTCTCCGTGTGCAGCAGCACCTggagcagaagcagcagcagaggcaaaTGTACCAGCAGATGCTACTGGAGGGAGGGGTCCAGCAGGAGCCCCCGCCCAGCGAAATGCAGCATAGCCTCACAGAGAAGTTCCTCAACAG GTCCATCCAGAAGCTGGAGGAGCTCAATGTGGGGATGGAGGATTTAGGGGAGGAGGTGAAGTCTCTGGCCCAGCAATGTAATGGCAACGGGAATACGCCCTCCGCTGAGGACAATAACAATCCTCCATCTGTGACCCCAGACCAGACCCGGACCCGAGGGGGAGGGGTGCTCAGCAGCACCccacaacacaccacagggGGCCACACAGTCCTACCTCCAGATGAGTCCCCGGTCAAATCCCAGAG tGAGCAGAAACATAAAGGAGGTCAACAAGATGACTCACCAGGTTCCTTATCCCGAAGTAAAGAG GGTGACAAGCCAAAAAACCTGTTTGTGCCAGTGCATACTCTGGAGGACACTCAGGCCGTTCGAGCTGTTGCCTTTCACCCGTCTGGAGCGCTCTATGCTGTGGGGTCCAACTCCAAAACTCTACGTGTCTGTGCTTATCCTGAAACATTAGACCCAAG TGGTTCAAGTCCAATCAAGCAGCCGGTCGTTCGCTTCAAGAGGAACAAACACCACAAAGGGTCCATATACTGTGTGGCCTGGAGCCACTGTGGGCAGCTGCTGGCGACAGGCTCCAATGACAAATATGTCAAAGTCCTACCTTTTAGTGCAGAGACATGCAATGCCACAG GCCCAGACCTTGAGTTCAGCATGCATGATGGCACCATCAGAGACCTGGCCTTCATGGAGGGTCCAGAAAGTGGAGGAGCAATCTTGATCAGCGCCGGAGCTGGAGACTGTAACATATACACCACCGACTGTCAGAGAGGGCAGGGTCTGCACGCCCTCAGCGGACACACAG GTCACATTCTGTCACTGTATACATGGGGAGGCTGGATGATCGCCTCTGGTTCTCAAGACAAGACGGTGCGTTTCTGGGACCTCAGGGTGCCCAGCTGTGTCCGAGTAGTGGGAACTGCTTTCCATGGCTCAG GCAGTCCTGTTGCCTCGGTAGCGGTCGATCCTAGTGGCCGTCTGTTAGCGACAGGCCAGGAAGACAGTGCGTGCATGCTGTACGACATCAGAGGAGGGCGAATCGTCCAGGTGTACCGGCCGCACACCAGTGATGTGCGATCCGTCAGGTTCTCCCCTGGAGCACACTACCTGCTCACTGGCTCTTACGACACAAAGGTCATGGTCACCAACCTCCAAG gGGACCTGACCAAGCAGTTGCCTCAGACCGTGGTGGGAGAGCACGGCGACAAGGTGATTCAGTGTCGATGGCACACACAAGACCTGTCCTTCCTCTCATCCTCTGCTGACCGCACTGTCACACTCTGGACACACAACCCATAG